The Thermothielavioides terrestris NRRL 8126 chromosome 2, complete sequence genome includes a region encoding these proteins:
- a CDS encoding multicopper like protein (Laccase - like Multicopper - like protein), which translates to MGLLRGLLESVSETLELFYTATATLTQESTNGLSLLGTLLARVLPLFLTNNPLPDGFPWGSLSDTNTNPYVDYPRTGVVRYYDFTVSRGIIAPDGYQRDVLLVNGAYPGPLIEANWGDTIVVTVHNNISNPEDGTTIHWHGFLQRETPWADGAPGISQCPIPPGSSYTYEFVASLFGTSWYHAHYSAQYAGGVVGPIVVYGPTHAKYDVDLGPIMLSDWYHREYFDIVKELLSPNASPRVLSDNNLIDGKMNFDCSTVAPGDNTPCTDRAGISKFKFQTGKTHRLRLINSGADGVQRFSIDQHTLTVIAEDFVPVKPYNTTVVTLGVGQRTDVLVTANAGPPDSLFWMRSNLTTCSPARQPNALAAVYYDKADTSATPSSRPWDVPDPGTCANDPLDISEPLYPIPLPKPAITQTMDIELFKNASNVTLWKFNGVSMRTDYNSPVILLANQGNFSYPPEWNVVNYQQTTAIRIIINNKGPGPHPMHLHGHNFYILHEGPGEWDGTIVRPSNPMRRDVELVRGNGHLVIQFDGAPGVWAFHCHIAWHSSGGFLASLLVQPHKVQQMHLPGDVEQNCRAWDLWTKHNVVDQIDSGT; encoded by the exons ATGGGCCTTTtgcgcggcctgctcgagagCGTCTCCGAGACCCTCGAGCTGTTCTACACAGCGACGGCTACGCTGACCCAGGAGAGCACCAACGG GCTTTCGCTCTTGGGGACTCTATTGGCCCGCGTCCTGCCCCTTTTCCTGACAAATAATCCGCTTCCCGATGGATTTCCATGGGGCTCTTTATCTGACACCAACACCAATCCGTATGTCGACTACCCTCGGACCGGCGTGGTTCGGTACTATGACTTCACGGTCAGCCGCGGGATCATCGCGCCCGACGGGTACCAACGGGACGTTCTCCTTGTCAACGGCGCCTATCCCGGTCCCCTCATCGAGGCGAACTGGGGCGACACGATTGTCGTGACTGTGCACAACAACATCAGCAACCCCGAAGACGGCACTACCATCCACTGGCACGGTTTCCTTCAACGTGAGACTCCTTGGGCTGACGGGGCGCCGGGGATCTCACAGTGTCCCATCCCGCCCGGGAGCAGCTACACCTACGAGTTCGTTGCCAGTCTGTTTGGCACCAGTTGGTATCATGCCCACTACTCGGCACAGTACGCTGGGGGTGTCGTCGGGCCCATTGTCGTTTACGGCCCGACACATGCCAAGTACGATGTCGACCTTGGTCCGATCATGCTGAGCG ATTGGTACCACAGAGAGTACTTCGACATTGTCAAGGAGCTGCTATCTCCAAATGCCAGCCCGAGGGTGCTGTCGGACAACAACCTGATCGACGGCAAGATGAACTTTGACTGCTCGACAGTTGCCCCTGGAGACAACACCCCGTGCACCGATAGAGCCGGTATCTCGAAGTTCAAGTTTCAGACGGGCAAGACGCACCGCCTGCGTCTGATCAATTCGGGCGCCGACGGTGTCCAACGCTTCTCGATCGACCAACACACTCTGACTGTCATCGCGGAAGACTTTGTGCCCGTGAAGCCGTACAACACCACGGTGGTCACCTTGGGGGTCGGTCAGCGCACCGACGTGCTTGTCACGGCCAACGCTGGCCCGCCCGATTCTCTGTTTTGGATGCGGTCCAACCTGACGACGTGCTCGCCCGCGCGGCAGCCCAACGCCTTGGCGGCCGTCTACTACGACAAAGCCGACACTTCGGCCACGCCGTCCAGCAGACCCTGGGATGTTCCGGATCCAGGAACCTGCGCCAACGACCCGCTCGACATCTCGGAGCCGCTGTATCCGATACCGTTGCCCAAGCCCGCCATTACCCAGACCATGGATATCGAGCTATTCAAGAACGCTTCGAATGTGACGCTTTGGAAGTTCAACGGCGTGTCCATGAGAACTGACTACAATAGCCCGGTGATCCTGCTTGCCAACCAGGGCAACTTTAGCTACCCGCCTGAATGGAACGTGGTGAACTACCAACAGACAACGGCGATCCGCATCATCATCAACAATAAGGGGCCCGGCCC TCACCCGATGCATCTCCATGGGCACAACTTCTACATTCTGCATGAAGGCCCCGGCGAATGGGACGGGACCATCGTTCGGCCGTCAAACCCGATGCGGCGGGACGTGGAACTCGTGCGCGGCAACGGTCATCTTGTGATACAGTTCGACGGCGCCCCTG GCGTCTGGGCTTTCCACTGCCACATCGCCTGGCATTCCTCGGGCGGCTTCCTGGCATCGCTTCTCGTTCAGCCACACAAGGTGCAGCAGATGCACCTTCCTGGCGATGTCGAGCAGAACTGCCGAGCCTGGGACTTATGGACGAAGCACAACGTTGTCGACCAGATTGACAGCGGCACATAA